A single Cyprinus carpio isolate SPL01 chromosome A6, ASM1834038v1, whole genome shotgun sequence DNA region contains:
- the LOC109091610 gene encoding oxidative stress-induced growth inhibitor 2-like isoform X3, whose translation MGEPPWSCTTKTHFLRISCLLSLLDLEYLCEGVEGRSSNPVAVLFDALLLPDGDFGVDCASPLIWRHEPERATPHLVLGKGPPGGAWHAMEGSMLTLSLANWMELPGLKLKDWMRDKRRNLRNDRATPAEIASYYQHYVSKMGLEKSFACGTTVTSVSRVSLESGRSVWKIQGLQRRASSGEGNEVIEVPFSVYAENVVLATGTHDIPARLGVDGENLPFVCHSFWELEAAISSGRLDRASEPVLVVGAGLTAADAVLAAHHLNTPVYHAFRRPVSDPALIFNQLPKLLYPEYHKVHQMMSQQQHKVGEKVVNLSNQPLSSPVDGTSPYTRYPGYLSFPKHHVAAFKPDGKCVLEDERGLQTVLQVSMALVLIGAHPNLSFLPEHGRPLSLDSKEPISCRRNPLDVDPYTYECVKEPGMYAMGPLVGENFVRFLKGGALAIVCDIVQKQRKKRQEKCTTSSLNIQLSNCTLEA comes from the exons ATGG GTGAGCCACCATGGAGCTGCACAACAAAGACACATTTTCTGAGGATATCCTGCCTGTTGTCATTGTTG GATCTGGAGTACCTGTGTGAGGGTGTAGAGGGCCGTTCGTCAAACCCTGTGGCTGTGCTCTTCGATGCCCTCCTTCTTCCAGATGGAGACTTTGGGGTGGATTGCGCCTCCCCGCTGATATGGAGACATGAGCCGGAAAGGGCCACACCTCACCTTGTACTGGGAAAGGGACCACCTGGAGGGGCCTGGCAT GCGATGGAGGGCTCAATGTTGACACTAAGCTTGGCTAACTGGATGGAACTTCCTGGTTTGAAGCTGAAGGATTGGATGAGAGATAAACGAAG AAATTTACGTAATGACCGGGCCACACCAGCAGAGATTGCGTCGTACTATCAGCACTATGTGTCTAAAATGGGTCTGGAGAAGAGCTTTGCTTGTGGCACCACCGTGACCTCAGTGTCTCGGGTTTCCCTTGAATCTGGCCGCTCCGTTTGGAAGATCCAAGGCCTCCAGAGAAGAGCAAGTAGTGGTGAAGGAAATGAAGTAATTGAAGTCCCTTTCTCAGTCTATGCAGAGAACGTGGTGCTTGCCACAGGAACTCATGACATCCCAGCCCGTCTCGGCGTGGATGGTGAAAACCTTCCCTTCGTTTGCCACAGCTTCTGGGAGCTGGAGGCCGCCATTTCCTCAGGCCGTTTGGACCGTGCCTCAGAGCCGGTTCTTGTGGTTGGTGCTGGGTTGACGGCGGCAGATGCCGTTCTCGCAGCTCACCACTTGAACACACCTGTATATCACGCCTTTAGGCGACCTGTGAGTGATCCAGCGCTCATCTTCAACCAGCTGCCCAAGCTCCTCTACCCTGAGTACCACAAAGTGCACCAAATGATGAGCCAACAGCAGCACAAAGTTGGTGAGAAGGTGGTTAATCTGTCCAACCAGCCTCTTTCTTCACCCGTTGATGGCACCAGCCCGTATACCCGTTACCCTGGTTACCTCAGTTTCCCAAAGCACCATGTAGCTGCCTTCAAACCTGATGGAAAGTGTGTGCTAGAGGATGAGAGAGGGCTACAGACAGTGCTGCAAGTCTCAATGGCGCTCGTTTTGATTGGTGCCCATCCCAACCTGTCATTCCTCCCAGAACATGGTCGCCCACTATCGCTGGACTCAAAAGAGCCAATCAGTTGTCGGCGGAACCCGCTAGATGTGGATCCATACACGTATGAGTGCGTGAAGGAGCCAGGGATGTATGCCATGGGTCCACTGGTGGGTGAGAACTTTGTGCGGTTCCTGAAAGGCGGAGCTTTGGCCATAGTGTGTGACATCgtccaaaaacaaagaaaaaaacgtCAAGAGAAATGCACAACAAGCTCATTGAATATTCAGCTGAGCAACTGCACACTGGAGGCATGA
- the LOC109091610 gene encoding oxidative stress-induced growth inhibitor 1-like isoform X1 has protein sequence MELHNKDTFSEDILPVVIVGNGPSGICLSYLLSGYTPYFSPDGFHPNPILHNKLTENPNLSLFDQDLEYLCEGVEGRSSNPVAVLFDALLLPDGDFGVDCASPLIWRHEPERATPHLVLGKGPPGGAWHAMEGSMLTLSLANWMELPGLKLKDWMRDKRRNLRNDRATPAEIASYYQHYVSKMGLEKSFACGTTVTSVSRVSLESGRSVWKIQGLQRRASSGEGNEVIEVPFSVYAENVVLATGTHDIPARLGVDGENLPFVCHSFWELEAAISSGRLDRASEPVLVVGAGLTAADAVLAAHHLNTPVYHAFRRPVSDPALIFNQLPKLLYPEYHKVHQMMSQQQHKVGEKVVNLSNQPLSSPVDGTSPYTRYPGYLSFPKHHVAAFKPDGKCVLEDERGLQTVLQVSMALVLIGAHPNLSFLPEHGRPLSLDSKEPISCRRNPLDVDPYTYECVKEPGMYAMGPLVGENFVRFLKGGALAIVCDIVQKQRKKRQEKCTTSSLNIQLSNCTLEA, from the exons ATGGAGCTGCACAACAAAGACACATTTTCTGAGGATATCCTGCCTGTTGTCATTGTTG GTAATGGACCATCAGGGATTTGTCTCTCTTATTTGTTGTCGGGATACACACCTTACTTTTCCCCCGATGGCTTCCATCCCAACCCAATTTTGCATAACAAGCTGACAGAGAACCCTAATTTGTCTTTGTTTGACCAG GATCTGGAGTACCTGTGTGAGGGTGTAGAGGGCCGTTCGTCAAACCCTGTGGCTGTGCTCTTCGATGCCCTCCTTCTTCCAGATGGAGACTTTGGGGTGGATTGCGCCTCCCCGCTGATATGGAGACATGAGCCGGAAAGGGCCACACCTCACCTTGTACTGGGAAAGGGACCACCTGGAGGGGCCTGGCAT GCGATGGAGGGCTCAATGTTGACACTAAGCTTGGCTAACTGGATGGAACTTCCTGGTTTGAAGCTGAAGGATTGGATGAGAGATAAACGAAG AAATTTACGTAATGACCGGGCCACACCAGCAGAGATTGCGTCGTACTATCAGCACTATGTGTCTAAAATGGGTCTGGAGAAGAGCTTTGCTTGTGGCACCACCGTGACCTCAGTGTCTCGGGTTTCCCTTGAATCTGGCCGCTCCGTTTGGAAGATCCAAGGCCTCCAGAGAAGAGCAAGTAGTGGTGAAGGAAATGAAGTAATTGAAGTCCCTTTCTCAGTCTATGCAGAGAACGTGGTGCTTGCCACAGGAACTCATGACATCCCAGCCCGTCTCGGCGTGGATGGTGAAAACCTTCCCTTCGTTTGCCACAGCTTCTGGGAGCTGGAGGCCGCCATTTCCTCAGGCCGTTTGGACCGTGCCTCAGAGCCGGTTCTTGTGGTTGGTGCTGGGTTGACGGCGGCAGATGCCGTTCTCGCAGCTCACCACTTGAACACACCTGTATATCACGCCTTTAGGCGACCTGTGAGTGATCCAGCGCTCATCTTCAACCAGCTGCCCAAGCTCCTCTACCCTGAGTACCACAAAGTGCACCAAATGATGAGCCAACAGCAGCACAAAGTTGGTGAGAAGGTGGTTAATCTGTCCAACCAGCCTCTTTCTTCACCCGTTGATGGCACCAGCCCGTATACCCGTTACCCTGGTTACCTCAGTTTCCCAAAGCACCATGTAGCTGCCTTCAAACCTGATGGAAAGTGTGTGCTAGAGGATGAGAGAGGGCTACAGACAGTGCTGCAAGTCTCAATGGCGCTCGTTTTGATTGGTGCCCATCCCAACCTGTCATTCCTCCCAGAACATGGTCGCCCACTATCGCTGGACTCAAAAGAGCCAATCAGTTGTCGGCGGAACCCGCTAGATGTGGATCCATACACGTATGAGTGCGTGAAGGAGCCAGGGATGTATGCCATGGGTCCACTGGTGGGTGAGAACTTTGTGCGGTTCCTGAAAGGCGGAGCTTTGGCCATAGTGTGTGACATCgtccaaaaacaaagaaaaaaacgtCAAGAGAAATGCACAACAAGCTCATTGAATATTCAGCTGAGCAACTGCACACTGGAGGCATGA
- the LOC109091610 gene encoding oxidative stress-induced growth inhibitor 2-like isoform X2: MFYNSIPLLMYFEVRFTHKRRTKKNFADLEYLCEGVEGRSSNPVAVLFDALLLPDGDFGVDCASPLIWRHEPERATPHLVLGKGPPGGAWHAMEGSMLTLSLANWMELPGLKLKDWMRDKRRNLRNDRATPAEIASYYQHYVSKMGLEKSFACGTTVTSVSRVSLESGRSVWKIQGLQRRASSGEGNEVIEVPFSVYAENVVLATGTHDIPARLGVDGENLPFVCHSFWELEAAISSGRLDRASEPVLVVGAGLTAADAVLAAHHLNTPVYHAFRRPVSDPALIFNQLPKLLYPEYHKVHQMMSQQQHKVGEKVVNLSNQPLSSPVDGTSPYTRYPGYLSFPKHHVAAFKPDGKCVLEDERGLQTVLQVSMALVLIGAHPNLSFLPEHGRPLSLDSKEPISCRRNPLDVDPYTYECVKEPGMYAMGPLVGENFVRFLKGGALAIVCDIVQKQRKKRQEKCTTSSLNIQLSNCTLEA, from the exons ATGTTCTATAACAGTATACCGCTGCTCATGTATTTCGAAGTTCGTTTTACCCATAAACGAAGAACGAAAAAGAACTTCGCT GATCTGGAGTACCTGTGTGAGGGTGTAGAGGGCCGTTCGTCAAACCCTGTGGCTGTGCTCTTCGATGCCCTCCTTCTTCCAGATGGAGACTTTGGGGTGGATTGCGCCTCCCCGCTGATATGGAGACATGAGCCGGAAAGGGCCACACCTCACCTTGTACTGGGAAAGGGACCACCTGGAGGGGCCTGGCAT GCGATGGAGGGCTCAATGTTGACACTAAGCTTGGCTAACTGGATGGAACTTCCTGGTTTGAAGCTGAAGGATTGGATGAGAGATAAACGAAG AAATTTACGTAATGACCGGGCCACACCAGCAGAGATTGCGTCGTACTATCAGCACTATGTGTCTAAAATGGGTCTGGAGAAGAGCTTTGCTTGTGGCACCACCGTGACCTCAGTGTCTCGGGTTTCCCTTGAATCTGGCCGCTCCGTTTGGAAGATCCAAGGCCTCCAGAGAAGAGCAAGTAGTGGTGAAGGAAATGAAGTAATTGAAGTCCCTTTCTCAGTCTATGCAGAGAACGTGGTGCTTGCCACAGGAACTCATGACATCCCAGCCCGTCTCGGCGTGGATGGTGAAAACCTTCCCTTCGTTTGCCACAGCTTCTGGGAGCTGGAGGCCGCCATTTCCTCAGGCCGTTTGGACCGTGCCTCAGAGCCGGTTCTTGTGGTTGGTGCTGGGTTGACGGCGGCAGATGCCGTTCTCGCAGCTCACCACTTGAACACACCTGTATATCACGCCTTTAGGCGACCTGTGAGTGATCCAGCGCTCATCTTCAACCAGCTGCCCAAGCTCCTCTACCCTGAGTACCACAAAGTGCACCAAATGATGAGCCAACAGCAGCACAAAGTTGGTGAGAAGGTGGTTAATCTGTCCAACCAGCCTCTTTCTTCACCCGTTGATGGCACCAGCCCGTATACCCGTTACCCTGGTTACCTCAGTTTCCCAAAGCACCATGTAGCTGCCTTCAAACCTGATGGAAAGTGTGTGCTAGAGGATGAGAGAGGGCTACAGACAGTGCTGCAAGTCTCAATGGCGCTCGTTTTGATTGGTGCCCATCCCAACCTGTCATTCCTCCCAGAACATGGTCGCCCACTATCGCTGGACTCAAAAGAGCCAATCAGTTGTCGGCGGAACCCGCTAGATGTGGATCCATACACGTATGAGTGCGTGAAGGAGCCAGGGATGTATGCCATGGGTCCACTGGTGGGTGAGAACTTTGTGCGGTTCCTGAAAGGCGGAGCTTTGGCCATAGTGTGTGACATCgtccaaaaacaaagaaaaaaacgtCAAGAGAAATGCACAACAAGCTCATTGAATATTCAGCTGAGCAACTGCACACTGGAGGCATGA